The following proteins are co-located in the Bdellovibrio sp. ArHS genome:
- a CDS encoding type B 50S ribosomal protein L31: MKQNLHPKVNTVVFKDISCDFSFLGTSTLHSSETVKWEDGKEYPLIKVEISSASHPFFTGKQRVMDTEGRIDRFKKRYGKK; encoded by the coding sequence ATGAAACAAAACCTACATCCAAAAGTAAATACAGTTGTATTTAAAGATATCTCTTGCGACTTCTCGTTCTTGGGAACATCGACTCTTCACTCTAGCGAAACAGTTAAATGGGAAGACGGCAAAGAGTATCCATTGATCAAAGTTGAGATCTCTTCTGCATCTCACCCATTCTTCACTGGAAAACAACGCGTGATGGATACTGAAGGTCGTATCGATCGTTTCAAAAAACGTTACGGCAAGAAATAA
- the rho gene encoding transcription termination factor Rho: MADIQLTDEEKSWLSSKDLKSKNITQLTELATKLKIENAAGLRRQDMIFEILKRAAKLGQDIYGSGVLEILPDGYGFLRSPDYNYLPGPDDIYVSPSQIRRFGLRTGDTVTGTVRPPKEGERYFALLKVDSLNFETTEKGKDKILFDNLTPLYPNERLKLEHSPGEYTTRVVDLMAPLGKGQRALIVAPPRTGKTVLMQQIANAITHNHPEVKLIVLLIDERPEEVTDMQRTVKGEVVSSTFDEPPTRHVQVAEMVIEKAKRLVEHKHDVVILLDSITRLARAYNTVVPPSGKILSGGVDSNALHKPKRFFGAARNIEEGGSLTIIATALIDTGSRMDEVIFEEFKGTGNAEIHLDRKLMEKRIFPCMDINKSGTRKEDLLVDRGDLNRLWVLRKVLAPMNVVDAMEFLLDKVQGTKTNTDFLKAMSGPG; this comes from the coding sequence TTGGCGGATATTCAGCTTACGGATGAAGAAAAATCGTGGCTTTCTTCAAAAGACTTAAAATCAAAAAACATCACTCAGCTAACTGAGCTTGCGACAAAATTGAAAATTGAAAATGCGGCGGGTCTTCGTCGTCAGGATATGATTTTCGAAATTTTGAAGCGCGCAGCGAAACTGGGTCAGGATATTTATGGTTCTGGCGTTCTTGAAATCCTTCCGGATGGATACGGCTTCTTGCGCTCTCCAGATTATAACTATCTGCCAGGTCCTGATGATATCTACGTCAGCCCTTCGCAAATTCGTCGTTTCGGCCTAAGAACGGGTGACACTGTCACGGGCACAGTTCGTCCTCCGAAAGAGGGTGAACGCTACTTCGCTCTTCTTAAAGTGGATTCTTTGAACTTTGAGACAACAGAAAAGGGTAAAGATAAAATCCTTTTTGACAACTTAACGCCACTTTATCCGAATGAAAGACTAAAGCTTGAGCACAGCCCTGGCGAGTACACAACACGTGTTGTGGATTTGATGGCTCCTCTAGGAAAAGGTCAGCGTGCTTTGATTGTGGCTCCGCCAAGAACTGGTAAAACAGTTTTGATGCAACAAATTGCCAATGCCATCACACACAATCACCCTGAAGTGAAGTTGATCGTTCTGTTGATCGATGAACGTCCGGAAGAGGTGACCGACATGCAACGAACTGTAAAAGGTGAAGTTGTATCGTCCACATTCGATGAGCCACCAACACGTCACGTTCAAGTGGCCGAGATGGTTATCGAAAAAGCAAAACGCTTGGTTGAGCATAAGCATGACGTTGTTATCTTGCTTGACTCGATCACGCGTCTGGCGCGCGCTTACAATACGGTTGTTCCTCCTTCAGGAAAAATCTTGTCAGGTGGTGTGGATTCCAACGCTCTTCACAAACCAAAACGTTTCTTCGGTGCCGCTCGTAACATCGAAGAAGGCGGGTCTTTGACAATCATCGCGACAGCGTTGATCGATACAGGTTCACGTATGGACGAAGTTATCTTCGAAGAATTTAAAGGTACGGGTAATGCCGAGATCCATTTGGATCGTAAGCTGATGGAAAAACGTATCTTCCCATGCATGGACATCAACAAATCAGGAACTCGTAAAGAGGACTTGCTGGTTGATAGAGGTGATTTGAACCGACTTTGGGTTCTTCGCAAAGTTCTTGCGCCAATGAACGTTGTCGATGCGATGGAATTTTTGCTCGACAAAGTTCAAGGAACAAAAACGAATACCGATTTCCTTAAAGCGATGTCAGGTCCGGGTTAA
- a CDS encoding PilZ domain-containing protein, with protein MEETVNVPAPRTPLNLEVSFKRNYAREETKGTLKNISITGAFLEFMGGEVRANEKLHLVFVVAGRERKVAAHVIWTNSAGCGVKFMPVNNRDVQIVDDLIYFVENSREDRRSVMDSIFKKVG; from the coding sequence GTGGAGGAAACAGTGAATGTTCCGGCACCAAGAACCCCTCTAAATCTGGAGGTTTCTTTCAAGCGCAATTACGCGCGAGAAGAAACTAAAGGCACGCTTAAAAACATCAGCATCACAGGAGCCTTTTTGGAGTTTATGGGTGGCGAGGTCCGCGCCAACGAGAAGTTACATCTAGTGTTTGTCGTAGCAGGTCGCGAGCGCAAAGTTGCAGCTCACGTGATCTGGACAAACTCTGCAGGTTGTGGAGTGAAATTCATGCCTGTAAATAACCGCGACGTGCAAATTGTCGACGATTTAATTTATTTCGTCGAAAACAGTCGCGAAGATCGTCGTTCAGTCATGGACTCGATCTTTAAAAAGGTGGGCTAA
- a CDS encoding LPXTG cell wall anchor domain-containing protein has translation MMKKLVILLACLGLASQVTSCTSKDNQADTEVTADYDSADLEKLEGDEALEIAGDDSLASDQLPEDALGETAAAETTTTTETTTTTSETTLGEDQATTEQTDIATSNETLPADPFAEATDTPPPAPSTTIVDTAPPATTEDNTTMVESSTKTETSTTVVESSEEAPKKANVPLQKVATAPWQVGKTWYNTVYFARPGDSLASISQMIYGADKTKELKKGNPTFSSRDVRPGDKVYYNSPHRPDDSSKIVTYYEDNGMAPEVYVAKAGDNIRSISKDLLGYDNAWKEVWSSNSIDSKGSIAEGTELRYWRGGQMAQAPAAPAQQAPAQHQEVAGSMQQQQPPQDFPPPPPQGDMAPPPQDFAQGEIPPPPMPEQQPMEMAPPPPPPPQEFAEQAPPPPPPPPMEAVNPPAPQQAAADEAPTGMDNDTTVALGVVGLAAAGLAILIVLRKKRKQKELEQQAMDNTHVGT, from the coding sequence ATGATGAAGAAACTCGTTATCTTATTAGCGTGCTTAGGTCTGGCCTCACAGGTCACAAGTTGTACGTCTAAAGACAACCAGGCTGATACCGAAGTCACCGCTGATTACGACTCTGCAGATCTGGAAAAACTGGAAGGCGATGAAGCCTTAGAAATCGCCGGCGACGATTCTTTAGCAAGTGATCAACTTCCTGAAGACGCTTTGGGTGAAACAGCCGCAGCGGAAACAACAACGACAACTGAAACGACCACGACTACAAGCGAGACGACTTTAGGCGAAGACCAGGCGACGACCGAACAAACGGATATCGCGACTTCGAATGAGACACTTCCCGCCGACCCATTTGCCGAGGCGACGGACACTCCTCCTCCCGCTCCTTCTACGACTATCGTAGATACTGCGCCGCCTGCAACAACTGAAGACAACACGACAATGGTTGAAAGTTCGACCAAAACAGAAACATCGACGACGGTCGTAGAATCTTCGGAAGAGGCACCTAAAAAAGCCAATGTTCCTTTGCAAAAAGTAGCAACGGCACCTTGGCAAGTCGGAAAAACTTGGTACAACACAGTGTACTTCGCAAGACCGGGCGACTCTTTAGCAAGTATCAGCCAGATGATTTATGGCGCTGACAAAACTAAAGAATTGAAAAAGGGTAATCCCACTTTCAGCTCTCGCGATGTGCGCCCTGGCGACAAAGTTTACTACAACTCGCCCCATCGCCCTGACGACTCGTCAAAAATTGTGACTTATTATGAAGATAACGGCATGGCGCCTGAGGTTTATGTTGCGAAGGCCGGAGACAACATTCGTTCTATTTCCAAAGATCTTCTAGGTTATGACAACGCATGGAAAGAAGTTTGGTCTAGCAATTCCATAGACTCTAAAGGGTCTATTGCAGAAGGCACAGAGCTTCGTTACTGGAGAGGCGGCCAAATGGCGCAAGCTCCGGCAGCGCCAGCTCAACAAGCGCCTGCGCAACACCAGGAAGTTGCGGGATCTATGCAGCAACAGCAACCACCGCAAGACTTCCCACCACCACCTCCTCAAGGAGACATGGCTCCGCCTCCGCAAGACTTCGCGCAAGGAGAAATTCCTCCACCGCCAATGCCAGAGCAACAACCTATGGAGATGGCACCACCGCCACCACCTCCTCCTCAAGAGTTCGCGGAACAAGCTCCGCCTCCACCACCGCCTCCGCCAATGGAAGCTGTCAATCCTCCGGCTCCTCAACAAGCCGCAGCTGACGAAGCTCCGACGGGAATGGATAATGACACAACTGTAGCGTTGGGTGTTGTTGGTTTGGCAGCAGCCGGTCTTGCAATCCTGATCGTGCTTAGAAAGAAAAGAAAACAGAAAGAGCTTGAACAACAAGCTATGGATAACACACACGTAGGTACGTAG
- a CDS encoding DUF192 domain-containing protein: MALLLKCLKNKFALVALSVFIVPQFLFAATPFKTRSIKVGNKTLVVEIAETADQHERGLMFREKLGENEGMLFIFKNEETRFFWMKNTLIDLSIGYFDRNGTLVDIQEMKTGKGIPDVQLPSYPSAKPAKYALEMQKGWFEKNKIKIGAKLQLLKP, translated from the coding sequence ATGGCGTTGCTCTTGAAATGCTTAAAAAATAAATTTGCTCTGGTTGCGCTTTCTGTATTTATTGTGCCCCAATTTCTTTTTGCGGCGACGCCGTTTAAGACTAGGTCCATTAAAGTAGGGAATAAAACCTTGGTCGTGGAGATTGCAGAAACTGCGGATCAGCACGAAAGAGGTTTGATGTTTCGGGAAAAGCTGGGCGAGAACGAAGGCATGCTTTTTATATTTAAAAATGAAGAAACGCGGTTCTTCTGGATGAAGAACACTTTGATTGATCTTTCCATCGGCTATTTTGATCGCAACGGGACCTTGGTCGATATTCAGGAAATGAAGACGGGCAAAGGAATTCCGGATGTACAACTGCCTTCCTACCCAAGTGCCAAACCCGCAAAGTATGCTCTCGAGATGCAAAAGGGCTGGTTTGAAAAAAACAAAATTAAAATAGGTGCAAAATTACAGCTGCTTAAACCATAG
- a CDS encoding Ppx/GppA phosphatase family protein, which translates to MKVAALDLGTNTFLCLIVEGTKDGITKVYKDLATTVRLGQGVDKTGEFHPDALDRARACLTEFKKEIDLYKVDRILAMATSAARDAKNGQELFKIGEDLGIPIEIIPGEDEARITYQGATAGLQNDEKTSLIIDVGGGSTELISGRGKQILFGESLNIGGVRLTEKFISSQPVSASEQKAVEDYIRQQIQSILPELQRNKIDQVIAVAGTPTSLVAIEVGGYDEKKVDGFFLAKDRLAYWVHEFAATTVEEKKQKYQLGGRADIIFAGASILLAVLDALKLPGMIVSTKGVRYGVALEMLKK; encoded by the coding sequence ATGAAAGTCGCAGCTCTTGATCTTGGCACCAACACCTTTCTGTGTCTGATTGTAGAAGGCACAAAGGATGGAATTACAAAAGTTTATAAAGATCTCGCAACCACGGTTCGTCTGGGTCAGGGCGTGGATAAGACCGGTGAATTTCATCCCGATGCCTTAGATCGTGCCCGCGCTTGTCTGACTGAGTTCAAGAAAGAAATTGATCTCTATAAAGTGGATCGAATTTTGGCCATGGCCACTTCGGCGGCCCGAGATGCGAAGAATGGCCAAGAGCTTTTCAAAATCGGCGAGGACTTGGGAATTCCTATCGAGATTATTCCAGGTGAAGATGAAGCTCGCATCACTTATCAAGGGGCGACGGCCGGCTTACAAAATGACGAAAAAACATCTTTGATTATTGATGTCGGTGGTGGTTCGACGGAGCTAATTTCGGGACGCGGGAAGCAGATTTTATTTGGTGAAAGTCTCAATATTGGCGGCGTTCGTTTGACAGAGAAATTTATTTCAAGTCAGCCCGTTTCTGCTTCAGAGCAAAAAGCCGTCGAAGATTACATTCGCCAACAAATTCAGTCTATTTTGCCCGAGCTTCAGAGGAATAAAATTGACCAAGTCATCGCGGTGGCGGGTACACCGACTTCTCTGGTCGCCATCGAGGTGGGTGGTTATGACGAAAAAAAGGTGGACGGTTTCTTCCTAGCTAAAGACCGCTTGGCATACTGGGTTCATGAGTTTGCCGCGACAACGGTTGAAGAAAAAAAGCAGAAGTATCAACTGGGAGGGCGTGCTGACATTATTTTTGCAGGGGCCTCTATTTTGTTGGCCGTTCTGGATGCTTTGAAATTGCCGGGAATGATTGTTTCCACGAAGGGAGTTCGTTATGGCGTTGCTCTTGAAATGCTTAAAAAATAA
- the gatB gene encoding Asp-tRNA(Asn)/Glu-tRNA(Gln) amidotransferase subunit GatB: MSYRGYEAVIGIEIHVQLSTQSKIFCSDSTNFDAGDNENTSPVSVGMPGTLPVINRKAVEYSIKTGLALGCDIRRKSVFARKNYFYPDLPKGYQISQYDQPLCENGSITFKVDGVEKTVSITRAHMEEDAGKSNHHGDYTLINYNRAGIPLLEVVSGPDIRSPAEAAEYGRTIRQIVRYLDVCDGNLEEGSMRCDCNVSVRKVGAPNFGTKVEIKNINSFRFVEKAIEFEIERQIDAVERGEKIIQETRLWDPDKNRTFSMRTKEDAQDYRYFPDPDLLPLIVSDAMVEQYRKELPELPIARAKRFQEEHALPEYDAGVLTMEKDLADFYEEAAKQSNNFKASSNWVMTEVLRELKDANKSIKDSPIKPKQLGQMIAMIDKGTISGKIAKTVFQEMWQSGKDPEVIIKEKGLVQISDPAAIEKIVEEVLAANAKNVEEYKSGKKNVFGFFVGAVMKASKGQANPELVNKILQEKLK; this comes from the coding sequence ATGTCATATAGAGGATATGAAGCCGTCATCGGTATTGAAATTCACGTTCAGTTAAGCACGCAATCAAAGATATTTTGTTCGGATTCGACAAACTTTGATGCTGGCGACAATGAAAACACGTCTCCCGTCAGTGTGGGTATGCCGGGGACTTTGCCGGTAATAAACAGAAAGGCTGTTGAGTACTCAATTAAAACGGGACTGGCGTTGGGTTGCGACATTCGCCGTAAATCTGTTTTTGCGCGAAAAAATTATTTCTATCCGGATCTACCCAAAGGTTATCAGATTTCCCAGTATGATCAGCCACTTTGTGAAAATGGTTCGATCACGTTCAAAGTTGATGGTGTGGAAAAAACGGTCTCTATCACGCGAGCACACATGGAAGAGGACGCGGGAAAATCGAATCATCATGGTGACTACACACTGATTAACTACAACCGCGCTGGAATTCCTCTTTTGGAAGTGGTTTCCGGTCCCGACATCCGCAGTCCCGCAGAGGCGGCGGAATACGGTCGCACCATTCGCCAAATCGTGCGCTATCTGGATGTCTGTGATGGAAACCTAGAGGAAGGCTCTATGCGCTGCGACTGCAACGTCTCTGTACGTAAAGTCGGCGCGCCTAACTTTGGGACAAAGGTTGAAATTAAAAATATAAACTCGTTTCGCTTCGTCGAAAAAGCCATCGAGTTTGAAATAGAACGACAAATCGACGCCGTTGAGCGTGGCGAAAAAATCATCCAGGAAACGCGCCTGTGGGATCCCGATAAGAATCGAACTTTTTCGATGCGCACCAAAGAAGATGCTCAGGACTATCGATATTTTCCAGACCCTGATCTGTTGCCTTTAATCGTCAGCGACGCGATGGTCGAGCAATATCGGAAGGAATTACCGGAATTGCCCATTGCTCGCGCTAAGCGTTTTCAAGAGGAGCACGCACTTCCAGAGTACGACGCCGGGGTTTTGACGATGGAAAAAGATCTTGCGGACTTTTACGAAGAAGCGGCGAAGCAGTCTAACAACTTCAAGGCTTCTTCAAACTGGGTGATGACAGAGGTTTTGCGCGAACTGAAAGACGCGAACAAAAGCATCAAAGATTCACCCATCAAGCCGAAACAGCTTGGGCAAATGATCGCTATGATCGACAAAGGAACTATTTCTGGAAAAATCGCCAAAACGGTTTTTCAAGAGATGTGGCAATCCGGAAAAGATCCCGAGGTGATCATTAAAGAAAAAGGTCTCGTGCAAATTTCCGACCCGGCGGCAATTGAAAAAATTGTCGAGGAAGTTCTGGCGGCGAATGCCAAGAACGTGGAAGAATACAAGTCGGGTAAAAAGAATGTATTTGGCTTTTTCGTCGGCGCCGTGATGAAAGCGTCCAAAGGACAAGCCAATCCGGAACTTGTGAATAAGATTCTTCAGGAGAAATTAAAATAA
- the gatA gene encoding Asp-tRNA(Asn)/Glu-tRNA(Gln) amidotransferase subunit GatA, translating to MDLTFASITDIAEAVKSKKISAKEVAQHFAKRIEALDGKLNSFTTKNELFLQEAEAVDARIAKGEDVGPLAGVPFGIKEMFCTKGLKTTAGSKILENFIPPYDATVVARLKAAGVVVMGKLNQDEFAMGSSNETSFFGATRNPWNLDCVPGGSSGGSAAAQAARLVAGTLGTDTGGSIRQPASFCGIVGVKPTYGRVSRYGVIAYASSLDQAGPMVSTVQDAALTLEVISGFDKHDSTTTQRAVPTWSKNLKTDIKGMKIGLMKEYLSSSLHPDVQKTVENSVESLKKMGAEIVEVSVPLSEFAVPVYYLVAASEASSNLARYDGVKYGHRAEFKNLSAVELENFYGKTRGEGFGKEVKRRIMLGTYCLSSGYYDAYYNKAGQVRRLIMNEYLEAFKKCDVILSPVTTAPAFKIGERISDPLAMYLNDIFTTSTNLAGLPGMSVPFGLSQEGLPIGVQLTAGHFEEQKMLNVALALETASPVKGKNPHVI from the coding sequence ATGGATTTAACTTTTGCCTCAATCACGGACATTGCAGAAGCGGTTAAATCAAAAAAGATCAGCGCCAAAGAAGTGGCACAACACTTTGCAAAGCGCATCGAAGCTTTGGATGGCAAGCTGAACTCATTCACCACAAAAAATGAACTCTTTTTGCAAGAGGCGGAAGCCGTTGATGCGCGCATCGCCAAGGGCGAAGACGTGGGTCCTTTGGCGGGCGTGCCCTTTGGAATCAAAGAAATGTTTTGTACCAAGGGATTGAAAACCACGGCCGGTTCGAAGATTCTTGAAAATTTCATCCCGCCCTATGACGCAACGGTCGTGGCACGCTTAAAAGCTGCAGGCGTCGTTGTGATGGGAAAGCTAAATCAGGATGAATTTGCAATGGGATCGTCAAACGAGACGTCCTTTTTTGGCGCGACCCGAAATCCTTGGAATCTTGATTGTGTTCCCGGCGGATCTTCAGGAGGATCGGCGGCCGCGCAAGCCGCTCGCCTGGTCGCGGGCACTTTGGGAACTGACACGGGTGGTTCGATCAGGCAGCCAGCAAGTTTTTGCGGTATTGTTGGCGTGAAGCCTACTTATGGACGGGTCAGTCGGTACGGCGTTATCGCCTACGCTTCGTCGTTGGACCAAGCCGGGCCGATGGTCAGCACGGTCCAAGACGCTGCTCTGACTTTGGAAGTAATTTCTGGTTTTGATAAGCATGACTCCACGACAACCCAAAGAGCTGTTCCCACTTGGAGTAAAAACCTAAAAACAGATATCAAGGGTATGAAGATCGGCCTGATGAAGGAATATCTTTCTAGCAGTTTGCATCCGGATGTGCAAAAGACCGTGGAAAACTCGGTGGAAAGTTTGAAAAAAATGGGTGCAGAAATCGTGGAGGTCTCAGTCCCACTGTCGGAGTTCGCAGTGCCGGTTTATTATTTGGTCGCCGCCAGCGAGGCCTCGTCGAACTTGGCCCGCTACGATGGAGTTAAGTACGGGCATCGCGCTGAATTTAAAAATCTTTCTGCTGTCGAACTGGAAAACTTCTATGGCAAAACCCGTGGCGAAGGCTTTGGCAAAGAGGTCAAGCGCCGAATCATGCTAGGCACCTACTGTCTTTCCAGCGGCTATTATGATGCTTATTACAATAAAGCGGGCCAGGTTCGTCGGCTCATCATGAACGAATACCTTGAGGCATTCAAAAAATGTGACGTTATCTTAAGCCCTGTTACAACAGCACCGGCCTTCAAGATTGGCGAGCGCATTTCAGATCCTCTGGCGATGTACCTGAATGATATTTTTACGACCTCTACAAATTTGGCGGGACTGCCGGGAATGAGTGTGCCGTTTGGTTTGTCCCAAGAGGGTTTACCGATTGGCGTTCAGCTTACGGCAGGTCATTTTGAAGAACAGAAAATGTTGAACGTCGCATTGGCTCTTGAAACGGCGTCGCCGGTGAAAGGAAAAAATCCCCATGTCATATAG
- the gatC gene encoding Asp-tRNA(Asn)/Glu-tRNA(Gln) amidotransferase subunit GatC produces MIDKKTIEHIAKLARLHVTEEEAQEYSIQLAKALGHFEQISKINTAGIAPLVTPTEIESYWREDVAQQDFTAEEMTANAPAKAGNLFKVPPVV; encoded by the coding sequence GTGATCGACAAAAAGACTATTGAACATATTGCCAAGCTGGCGCGCCTGCATGTAACCGAAGAAGAGGCTCAAGAATACAGCATTCAACTGGCAAAAGCCCTGGGTCATTTCGAACAAATTTCAAAAATTAACACGGCGGGAATTGCGCCGTTGGTTACACCCACTGAAATTGAATCATATTGGCGGGAAGATGTGGCTCAGCAGGATTTCACCGCAGAAGAAATGACCGCCAATGCCCCAGCCAAAGCGGGGAACCTCTTTAAAGTTCCGCCGGTGGTGTAA
- the ligA gene encoding NAD-dependent DNA ligase LigA — MSKKRHEELKKIISHHDYLYHVMDSPKISDYEYDQLFNELLALEKSEKNLDLSDSPSMRVGGTPLNAFEKAPHRIPMLSLANSYSPEDIFDFDERVKKFLNTDENIEYLVEPKFDGLSMELIYENGHFVRALTRGDGTVGEDVTQGVRTIRSVPLKLSTPNPPTLLEIRGEVLMFKQDFAKLNETQQENGQQTFANPRNAAAGSVRQLDPKVTASRPLRFYAYALGAVEGVEFKSQLEIEEYFHKMGVPSLQNKEDLNLVRLCQGPQEVVDYYHHVEKVRPQLPFDIDGVVIKVNSLRLQDDLGLVARSPRWATAAKFKPEQAQTVIEDIVVQVGRTGALTPVAIMKPVKVGGVTVTNSTLHNQDEINRKDVRIGDTVIIQRAGDVIPEVVSVVAEKRPKSSKPFTIPSECPACGSETVKTEGEVVTRCVNPLCTAVVKESLKHFVARRAMNMDKVGDRLIEALVDNKLLSKFSDFYRLTKEDVLSLERQGDKSADNIIKSIDGSKNPTLARFIFALGIRFVGEQTAKHLADHFINIENFLKATEEELLLVPEIGPKVAKAIVDWTSNQKLVHEVHDMLKLGVNITNPVRSQEGALSGMSFLITGTLPIKRDDAKDIIEKNGGKILGSVSSKLNYLVVGDDPGSKVEKAQSLGVKIISWDELQKML; from the coding sequence ATGTCAAAAAAGCGCCACGAAGAGCTCAAAAAAATCATCTCACACCACGACTATCTTTACCATGTCATGGACAGCCCTAAAATCTCGGACTACGAGTACGACCAGCTGTTTAATGAGCTCTTGGCTTTGGAAAAATCAGAAAAGAATTTGGACCTTTCAGATTCTCCCTCAATGCGCGTGGGCGGAACTCCGCTCAACGCCTTTGAAAAAGCCCCTCATCGAATTCCCATGCTGTCGTTGGCCAATAGCTATTCTCCTGAAGACATCTTCGACTTCGACGAGCGTGTAAAAAAATTCCTTAATACAGATGAAAACATAGAATATCTCGTAGAACCAAAGTTCGACGGTTTGTCTATGGAACTCATCTATGAAAATGGTCACTTCGTGCGCGCGCTGACCCGCGGGGATGGTACCGTCGGCGAAGATGTCACTCAAGGTGTTCGAACCATCCGCAGCGTTCCTCTTAAACTGAGCACTCCAAATCCGCCAACACTTTTGGAAATACGTGGCGAAGTTTTAATGTTTAAACAGGACTTTGCTAAGCTTAACGAAACCCAACAGGAAAATGGCCAGCAGACTTTTGCAAACCCACGCAATGCCGCTGCGGGCTCTGTCCGGCAATTAGACCCTAAAGTGACTGCGTCGCGCCCCCTTCGTTTCTATGCCTATGCTTTGGGCGCCGTCGAGGGTGTTGAATTCAAATCCCAACTAGAGATCGAAGAATATTTTCATAAGATGGGCGTTCCTTCATTACAAAATAAAGAGGATCTGAATCTTGTGCGTCTTTGTCAGGGGCCGCAAGAAGTTGTGGATTACTATCATCATGTTGAAAAAGTTCGCCCTCAACTACCGTTTGATATTGATGGCGTTGTGATCAAAGTAAACTCCCTTCGCCTGCAAGACGATTTAGGACTTGTCGCGCGAAGCCCGCGCTGGGCCACTGCCGCCAAATTCAAACCGGAACAAGCCCAGACGGTGATTGAAGATATTGTTGTGCAAGTGGGCCGAACCGGAGCCCTGACCCCAGTGGCGATTATGAAACCTGTGAAGGTGGGTGGCGTCACCGTGACCAATTCTACTTTGCACAATCAGGACGAAATCAACCGCAAAGATGTGCGCATAGGCGACACAGTGATTATTCAAAGAGCCGGGGATGTGATTCCTGAAGTTGTCTCTGTAGTGGCGGAAAAACGCCCCAAATCCAGCAAGCCCTTTACGATTCCTTCCGAATGCCCCGCTTGTGGATCAGAAACAGTAAAAACCGAAGGCGAGGTCGTCACTCGCTGTGTGAATCCACTCTGCACCGCCGTTGTGAAAGAGTCCTTAAAACACTTTGTTGCTCGCCGAGCCATGAATATGGACAAAGTAGGGGATCGGCTGATTGAAGCCCTGGTGGACAATAAACTTCTATCTAAATTTTCCGATTTTTACCGTTTGACCAAAGAAGATGTTTTATCGTTGGAACGACAGGGTGATAAATCGGCAGATAACATCATCAAAAGTATCGACGGAAGTAAAAACCCCACGTTGGCGCGCTTCATTTTCGCGCTAGGCATTCGCTTTGTCGGCGAGCAAACGGCAAAACACCTGGCAGATCACTTTATCAACATCGAAAACTTCCTTAAAGCGACAGAAGAGGAACTTTTGCTCGTGCCAGAGATCGGACCCAAGGTCGCAAAAGCCATCGTCGATTGGACATCCAACCAAAAGCTTGTGCATGAAGTTCATGACATGTTGAAGCTTGGTGTGAACATCACCAATCCGGTGCGCTCGCAAGAAGGTGCTCTTTCCGGAATGAGCTTTCTTATTACTGGAACTCTGCCAATCAAACGGGATGATGCCAAAGATATCATCGAAAAGAATGGTGGGAAAATTTTGGGGTCTGTCTCTTCAAAATTGAACTATCTCGTCGTCGGTGACGATCCCGGATCTAAAGTTGAAAAGGCGCAAAGCCTTGGCGTAAAAATTATTTCCTGGGATGAACTTCAAAAGATGCTTTAA
- a CDS encoding histone-like protein, producing the protein MAEVLVVTSKVKKLIKEKGQMNTSAETIDVLSKAIEQLCLKGIESAKADGRKTVMARDIVIDHL; encoded by the coding sequence ATGGCAGAAGTACTTGTTGTAACAAGCAAAGTAAAAAAACTTATCAAAGAAAAAGGTCAAATGAACACCTCTGCTGAGACTATTGATGTTCTTAGCAAAGCTATTGAGCAACTTTGCTTAAAAGGTATCGAAAGTGCAAAAGCTGATGGTCGCAAGACTGTTATGGCGCGCGATATCGTGATCGATCACCTTTAA